The Acidobacteriota bacterium genomic sequence CGTCGGGGCGGACCGTGCCGGCACCATCAGTCGCAGGCGGTTCCTGCAACGCAGCCTGGCCCGGGTGATGGCAGTTCCTGCCGCGCAGCCGCGGCGATCCACCGGATTTCCACGAGAATCCTGCAGGCACGTTCCTGGCATCGGCAGCGGCTCGTGGACGACGGTATGATGCGTTCATGGAAGGGGAGAAGGACGTGGCGCCCAGCGTGCAGTCGAAGAGGCGGCTCACCTACGCCGACTTCCTCGAGTTCCCCGACGACGGGATGCGGCACGAGCTCATCGACGGGGTGCACTACGTGACCCCCAGTCCGAACCTCGGCCACCAGGAGATCGTCGGCCGGCTCCATCTGGCTCTCGGCACGTTTCTCGCCGGGCGTCGCCACCTGGGGCGCGTGTTTCTCTCGCCACTCGACGTTGTCCTGTCAGATCACGACGTCGTCGAGCCTGATCTGCTCTTCGTGGCCGGAGACCAGCAGGACATTCTGACCCGCGCCAACGTTCAGGGTGCGCCGGCGCTCGTCGCCGAGGTCTTGTCGCCGTCCACCCGGTCGCGCGACCAGGGCCTCAAACGGCGTCTGTTCGACGAGCGGGGCGTGCGGGAGTACTGGCTCGTCGATCCGGAGGCCCGGCGCGTCATCGTCTTTCGACGGGCGGACGACGGGTCGTTTCCGCAGGTGGCCGAGCACGAGGCCGCGGGTGGCGCGGTCCTCGAGACGCCGCTCCTGCCGGGATGGACGCTCGGCATCGCGGAGCTCTTCAGCGAGATCTGACGACCGAGTGGGCCGGCATTGGGTGGCCGTCTCGTCGCGCAGCGCATGCGCTATGCTGAGGGCGATGGCTGACACCGCAGCGGGTCCTCGCGCGCGGCGGCACGCGCGCGGCGTGGCGGCGGCCCTGTGCTGCCTCGCGCTCGTGGTCGCGTCGACCTTCGAGCTGCGCACGGGCACTCGCGCGCAGGCGACCGCCTCGCCTGCTGTGGCCCCGGAGAGTGCGGCCGTTCAGGCCCCGCGGGCACGCCCGGTGGACGTCGGCCCCGGCCGGCTGCTCGTGGCCGCCCGCGGGCTGCCGGACCAGAACTTCTCACGCGCGCTCGTGCTGCTCGTCGACCACGGCCCCGGCGGGTCCATGGGCCTCGTCGTCAACGAGCCGATTCAGATGCCGCTCGCGCGGCTCTTCCGGGACCTCACGTTCGCCGAGGGGGAGGGTGCGCCGGTCTTCCTCGGCGGACCGGTGCAGACCTCGATCGTGATGGCGTTGATCCGGTCGGCGGCGCCGGTGGCGGACGCGCGTCACGTCGTCGACGACATCCACCTCGCGCAGTCGAGCGATATCGTCAGACAGTGGGTCGCGACCGGGAGCGATCCGAGCCGCGTTCGCGTCTTCCTCGGCTACTCCGGATGGGGACCGGGACAACTCGAGGGCGAACTGACGGCTGGAGTCTGGCACGTGCTCGACGCCGACGCCGACGCCGTGTTCGACCCCGAGCCCGACACGGCCTGGGACCGTCAGATTCGCCGCACGGAGCAGCGGCGCGCCTCACGGGAGCCGCAGGTCGGCCCGTCTCGCATCGCGCTCGCGCCCGCGGCGGATGCCCTGCCGGACGAACAGCGCCCCGCAGAGCAGCAGTAGCCCCGTCCCGGGTTCGGGGACCGACGCGACGGCGACGACCGTGGGCGCTGGCAGCCGCAGGGTCGTCCGAGCGGGGTCGACACCAAACGACTCGGGCATCGCCCCGCCGAAGACAGCCAGCGACAACACCTCTTCGACCGGGCCGAGCGTCGGGATCTCGTTGCCGGCGGCGTCGAGCAGCGCCATGGTGAACCAGTCAAACGGCGAGGCGCTCGCGCCCGTCACCTCGAGCAGGAACGCGAGCGTGCTCCCGGGCAGGAAGCGCTGCGTGAAGCTCGAGAAGAAGGACGTGTCCTCGAGCGTGACCTGGGTCGAGAGCGACCCGGCACTGCCTCCGAGAAGCGAAGGGGCGGGATCGTCGATGTGGTTGCCGCCTCCGAAGTCGAAGTCGCTGAGCGTGATCAGCGTGCCGACCGCACCATCGCCGTCGATGAGCTGGAAGTTGAGGTGGAACTCGCCACTCCCGACGAGGCCGGAGGTGTCGACCGAGATCGAGAACAGGGCTGCGCGTGCGGGCGCGGGCGCCGCAACCAGCCAGAGCGACACGACGGTGGCGGCGATGACGTGATGGACTCGCATGTTCGGCTCCTAACGCGACGTGCCCCCGAGCACCCGCGTGGTGAAAGTGATAGCCAGGTTCTGGATGGTCGTGAACGCCAGCGTGAGGGTGACTCTCTCACCAGGTCCCCATTGGCGGCCTGGCTGGGTCGGCACCACGATGTACGGCGACCCTGCCGGCGCGGCGCACGCGGTGACCCCGCTGGCGTTCACCATCGTCACGTGGGTCCCCAGTCCGTCCAGGGCCAGTGCCACGTCCAACGGTGCCGGGATCGCGGCGTTCGTGGTGTTGGTGAGCGTGACCGCCTGCTCGAACCGCTGCCGCACCCACACGTAGCGAATGGGGCCCTTCGTCACGGAGAGGATGCCGCTGAGATCGGTCGCGCAGGGCGGTGGCGGGGGGGGCGGCTCGGCGACCGTGTAGGTGAACGTCGCCGTGGTGGTGAGCCCCGACGTGTTCGTGCACGACACCGTCGTCGAGTGGGTGCCGAGCGTGCGCGGCAGCGTCCACCCGCCGACCACCGCATGCACCGGGGCGGCCAGCGTCGTGTCGGCCTCCAGACCCCGGTCCGACGCCTCGAACCGGTACCCGCTGATCAGCACGTCGGCGCACCCTCGATCGAGCTGGGTCGGCACCTGGTCGGCCGTCACCGTGGCGCCGTTGGCCAGCACCACACCCACCGGCGCGAACGCCACCAGCGGTGCCGTGCGGTCCACCGTGAACGTCAGGCTCGGCGGCGTGGCGTCCTGGTTCCCCGCCGCGTCGACGGCACGCACCGAGAACGTGTAGGCCCCCTCGACGAGCCCCGACAGGGTAAACGGCGACGTGCACGCCGCCCAGGAGGGCTGAGGGTCGGGTGGTGCCGGCGGGTCCGGCAGCACCGACGGGAACGTGACGATCGTGCGGAACGTCGTCACCCGGCACTCGAACGTCACCGGACCCGGCTCCGCATCGCTCCCCGAGAAGGTGAACGACGGCACCGACCCCGCCGACCCGTCGTCGCGGAACCCGACCGTTGTCCCCTCCCCGACCAACTGCGTGTCCGGCGGCGTCGTGTCCGCCACCACCGTATAGGTCACCGACGCCGTCCCGCCGTTGCCCGACGCGTCCACGCAATCCACGTTGATGCGCCACGTCCCCGGCGTTGACGGTGGCGCCCCCGGCCACGGATCCCCGTTCACCCCGAGCGATGGCGTCTGGGACGCGATCACCCCCCTGTTGTCCGAGCAGGTGTAGGCCAACGCCGGCACCTGACCTTGCTGGTACGTCGCCCCGTTCGCCGGCGCCGCGATCGACACCACCGGATCCACCTGCACCGAGAACGACCGCGTCACGGTGGTGCTGTTGCCGGCCGCATCCTGCCCGACGACGGTGAGCGTGACGCGTCCGTCGGGCAGCTCCGGGAAGGTGAACTGGCCACTCGTGACCGGCGGCACCGCGAGACAGCCCACCGGGTTCGACGAGGTCGGCCCGTCGTCGCGCACGATGTCCAGCGTGCAGTCCACGACGGTCAGCGGCTCGTCCGAGGTGATCGTCACCGTCGGGCTCGCGATGGTGACCGTCGCGCCCTCCTGGATCCCGGTGATCGTGATCGTCGGCGGCACGTCGTCGTTGAGGATCGTGCCGGTCGCGAGGGACGGGTCGCCGAGCGTGGCGCCCGTCGCCGAGAGCAGCTCCAGCACGAAGGTCTCATCGGGCTCGACGGCGCTGTCCTGCGCACTTGCCACCGCTAACAGCACGTAGTCGACCCCCGGGTTGAAGGTGAGGCTGTAGGTGCCGAACCCCGTGCCGAGGTCGGCGAAGCCGCCGAGACCGGACGTGCCCCGCACCAGGCCGATGTCGTCGGTCGTGGCCGTGCCGCCCCGGATCGCGAAGGTGACCGTCGAGGCCGCCGCGAGGTCGCCGGTGCGCCTGATCTGAATCTGGTGCAGTCCGCCCTCCGCGATCGCACCGGCGCTGGTCGATTGCCACGCGACCACTGTCGGGGGCGCGGTCCCTTCCCGCTGGAACCTGACGGTCTGCCACCCGCTGGCACTGCCGCCGGCCGCCGCGGTGTCGTAGACCAGCACGTAGAAGACGAAGCTCTCGAGCGGCTGGTAGGTCGTGTCGGGCGTGAAGGTGAAGCTGGTGATTTCGGTCTTGCCACCGCCGATGGGCATGCCGCTGTCCACCACCTGAATCAACGCATTCGCATTGATCTGCGCGATGGCGCCCGTGCCGATGAACGTATCGTTCGCCAGGATCTCGTCGGCCGTGACGGTGACGCTGGTGGCGCCGGTCGGGATGGTGATGACGTTATCCAACAGCACCGGCTGATGGATGTTCACGCGCAGCGTCAGCAAGCCCGGCGCGGTGCGGCCGAGCGGGTCCACCACCGTGTAGGAGAAGGTCTCCGGGCCGATGAAGTCCCTCTGGAACTGGAAGCCGAAGCGGAGGTCGGACCGCGACGTTGCACCCTCGAAGCCGGGGATGCCCTCCCCGATCGATCGGAGCACCAGGTGCTCGCGGGCCGTGCAGAACTCGGGGCAGGGGTTCTCACCAACGGGGGTGATGTCCAGCGGGGTGGCGGGCGCGACGACGCTGCCGGACATCGCCGTGTCATTGGCCAGCAGCTCGCGTGCGTAGATCTGGCCGAAGCCGCGCCGGTAGCCCGGGAACAACGCCAAGACGTCGCCGTTGATGCCCCAGTCCAGCACGTCGCGGACCGCAGTCGGCGCCGGCGGCGCGGTGGTGAGGAAGCTGATCGTGCTGGGCAGGCTGCGCGCGTTGAGCCGCTGGTCGGACAGCGTGTAGCCGAGCACGAAACCGCCCGCATAGCCTTGCGGGAAGCTCAACTCGACGCGGTCCTCGAAGACCTGGAAGGTCACGCCGTTCGTGTTGGTCGGGCCGGTGACCTCGACGAGGAAGTCGTTCCCGCCGTCGGGATCGAAGTTTCCGAAATGCTGCCGAATCTCGTCGAAAGTGAGCGTGAAGCTCGTCGCCGGGCCCACGACGCGGGCCATGGCGGCGGCGATCGGAGGGCTGTTGCGGAGTTCGACCTCGACCAGCGCGCGCTCGGATGAGCCGGCGATTGCGTATTCGAAGGAACCGTCGTTCGGGTAGAACCCGGGGAAGTCGATGACGATCCCGCCGCGCGCCGGGTCGTCCACGATGGTGCCGCCGAAGACGTACTCGTTGAAGATCCTGTCGAAGACCGCGCCGGGGCCGTCATTGGCCAGCAGGCGGGCGTAGGGGATGAAGGTCTCCCCGCCGAAGGAACCGAGGACCCGGTCGTTGACGGCCCCAACGGGGGCGATGGTGACGGTCGCCTCGCTGCTCTGGTCGATGAATGTCGTGCCCTGCAGCGTCATCCGCGTGCGGTAGCGCAGCGTGACGTCGCTGGTCAGCGTGCCGTCGAGATCCACCACCAGCAACCCGAGGGGATAGAGCACCCACTCATAGCCGGCCGCTTCGATCGCGGTCGGGTCCAGCAGGACGGTCACCGAGTCGATCAGTGAGGTGAAGGTGACATCGAGACCGGTGAGAGTTTGCGCGTTGTAATCCGGATCGTAGTCGTTGCGCAGGAGATCGTTCAGGTCGATGACGACCCTGGAGGCCCCCCGCGCGCCTCCCACCGTGTCGCTGAGCGCAATCGGCGGCCGGCCGACCCGATCGGCAGAGGAGCCGGGGAGCAGGGCGGCCGATTCGACGATGGCCAGCGGAGTGGCGCCGGCGGCGAGTTCTTCCCCCGTGACGCCGAACGCGACCCGCTCCACCTCCTCGACCAGGGCGTTCACGTCGCTCGGGCCGGTGACCCTGAAGCCGAGGCCCTCGGCCGCGAAGACGTAGTGCCACGGCACGCCCGGCAGGGCGAGGATGTCGTCGCCCAGCGCGCCCTGAACCACATCCTCACCACCAGGCGAGGCGGTGAGGGGGTCCAGAATGTCGTCACCGTCGGTGCCGATCAGGACGTCGTCCCCGACGGTGCCGACCAGCAGGCTGCCACCCGCGCCCTGCCCAGCCGCCTCGTGTGTCGTGAGCGCACACGCCAGTATCGCCAACACGATCGGCCGAATCATCGCAGCGCATCGCATGGTCCCGCTCCTTGTCCGCGTTGGCTCAGGCCGCCCGGTGACACCCGGGCCG encodes the following:
- a CDS encoding Uma2 family endonuclease; translated protein: MEGEKDVAPSVQSKRRLTYADFLEFPDDGMRHELIDGVHYVTPSPNLGHQEIVGRLHLALGTFLAGRRHLGRVFLSPLDVVLSDHDVVEPDLLFVAGDQQDILTRANVQGAPALVAEVLSPSTRSRDQGLKRRLFDERGVREYWLVDPEARRVIVFRRADDGSFPQVAEHEAAGGAVLETPLLPGWTLGIAELFSEI
- a CDS encoding YqgE/AlgH family protein yields the protein MADTAAGPRARRHARGVAAALCCLALVVASTFELRTGTRAQATASPAVAPESAAVQAPRARPVDVGPGRLLVAARGLPDQNFSRALVLLVDHGPGGSMGLVVNEPIQMPLARLFRDLTFAEGEGAPVFLGGPVQTSIVMALIRSAAPVADARHVVDDIHLAQSSDIVRQWVATGSDPSRVRVFLGYSGWGPGQLEGELTAGVWHVLDADADAVFDPEPDTAWDRQIRRTEQRRASREPQVGPSRIALAPAADALPDEQRPAEQQ
- a CDS encoding NF038129 family PEP-CTERM protein — translated: MRVHHVIAATVVSLWLVAAPAPARAALFSISVDTSGLVGSGEFHLNFQLIDGDGAVGTLITLSDFDFGGGNHIDDPAPSLLGGSAGSLSTQVTLEDTSFFSSFTQRFLPGSTLAFLLEVTGASASPFDWFTMALLDAAGNEIPTLGPVEEVLSLAVFGGAMPESFGVDPARTTLRLPAPTVVAVASVPEPGTGLLLLCGALFVRQGIRRGRERDARRADLRLP